The Diaphorobacter ruginosibacter genome contains a region encoding:
- the coaBC gene encoding bifunctional phosphopantothenoylcysteine decarboxylase/phosphopantothenate--cysteine ligase CoaBC, translating to MTQLAGKHIVLGLSGGVACYKSAELCRLLIKAGATVQVVMTEDAAQFITPVTMQALSGRPVHSSQWDAREPNNMPHINLSREADAILIAPCSANFIARLAQGRSDELLSLLCLARPIERVPLLLAPAMNREMWLHPATQRNMAQVASDGALILGVGNGPQACGETGDGRMLEPEQIVEDLAAQLSPKKLVGHHVLVTAGPTFEAIDPVRGITNLSSGKMGFAIARAARDAGARVTLIAGPVHLQTPRGVQRVDVQSAQQMFDVATALVTEASIFIATAAVADWRPAQASEQKIKKDGSGEVPALTFVENPDILASIAHSRAAESGALFCVGFAAESENLLAHASAKRKRKGVPLLVGNIGPATFGQDDNALVLIDAEGHREMARASKQVLADELIADIARRVPVKG from the coding sequence ATGACACAGCTTGCTGGAAAACACATAGTTCTCGGCCTGAGTGGCGGCGTGGCCTGCTACAAGTCGGCCGAATTGTGCCGACTGTTGATCAAGGCCGGCGCCACGGTCCAGGTCGTGATGACGGAGGACGCCGCCCAGTTCATCACGCCGGTCACCATGCAGGCGCTGAGCGGCCGGCCCGTGCATTCCTCGCAGTGGGATGCGCGTGAGCCCAACAACATGCCGCACATCAACCTGAGCCGCGAGGCCGACGCGATCCTGATCGCGCCGTGCAGCGCCAATTTCATCGCCCGGCTGGCGCAGGGGCGCTCGGACGAACTGCTGAGCCTGCTGTGCCTGGCACGGCCGATCGAGCGGGTGCCGCTGCTGCTGGCACCGGCAATGAACCGCGAGATGTGGCTGCACCCCGCCACCCAGCGCAACATGGCGCAGGTCGCAAGCGACGGCGCGCTGATACTGGGCGTGGGCAATGGCCCGCAAGCCTGTGGTGAAACCGGCGATGGCCGCATGCTCGAGCCTGAGCAGATCGTGGAAGACCTGGCGGCGCAGCTTTCCCCCAAGAAACTGGTCGGTCACCATGTTCTGGTGACGGCGGGGCCCACCTTCGAGGCGATCGATCCCGTGCGCGGCATCACCAACCTCTCCAGCGGCAAGATGGGCTTTGCGATTGCGCGCGCCGCGCGTGACGCGGGCGCGCGCGTCACGCTGATTGCCGGCCCGGTGCATCTGCAGACGCCGCGCGGCGTGCAGCGCGTGGATGTGCAATCGGCGCAGCAGATGTTCGATGTGGCCACGGCGCTGGTCACCGAGGCATCGATCTTCATCGCGACGGCCGCGGTGGCGGATTGGCGACCGGCGCAGGCCAGCGAGCAGAAGATCAAGAAAGATGGCTCGGGAGAGGTGCCCGCGCTCACCTTTGTCGAGAATCCGGACATCCTGGCCAGCATTGCGCACTCCCGGGCCGCCGAGTCGGGGGCGCTGTTCTGCGTCGGCTTCGCGGCCGAAAGCGAGAACCTGTTGGCCCATGCCAGTGCCAAGCGCAAGAGAAAGGGCGTGCCGCTCCTGGTCGGCAATATCGGCCCGGCCACCTTCGGACAGGACGACAACGCGCTGGTGCTGATCGACGCGGAAGGACATCGCGAGATGGCCCGTGCGTCCAAACAGGTGCTGGCGGATGAGCTGATCGCCGACATCGCACGGCGCGTGCCCGTCAAGGGCTGA
- the bamC gene encoding outer membrane protein assembly factor BamC, with translation MNATTRLGLLGLALALSACSVLESDKIDYKSAKKGATLEVPPDLTQLSRDTRYTVPGGAVSAQAYEAGQAQKPTGPNTAPSTIGDVHIERDGNQRWLVIDRPADKLWEPVRDFWLENGFVFTQENSELGILETDWAENRAKIPQDMIRSTIGKLFDGLYSTGERDKFRTRLERNPKGGTNIYVSHRGMIEVYSNQQKDATMWQPRPVDPELEAEFLRRMMVKLGVSEAQSKAAAAAAQTTPLAPSVKVTNANGVPVIQLDEGFDRAWRRVGLSLDRTGFTVEDRNRAEGVYYVRYVAPDPNKKEQGFFSKLFKGAPDAVPPLKYRVVVRSEASQSVVTVLNAAGAPETSANAERILRVLADDMK, from the coding sequence GTGAACGCTACGACACGACTCGGCCTGCTGGGCCTGGCTTTGGCTTTGTCCGCCTGCTCCGTGCTGGAGAGCGACAAGATCGACTATAAGAGCGCCAAGAAGGGCGCGACACTCGAGGTGCCGCCCGACCTGACACAGCTCTCGCGCGACACCCGCTACACCGTGCCCGGCGGCGCTGTCTCCGCGCAAGCCTACGAGGCGGGCCAGGCACAGAAGCCCACAGGTCCCAACACGGCACCCTCCACGATCGGCGACGTACACATCGAGCGCGACGGAAACCAGCGCTGGCTCGTGATCGACCGCCCGGCAGACAAGCTCTGGGAACCGGTGCGTGACTTCTGGCTCGAGAACGGCTTCGTCTTCACCCAGGAAAATTCCGAGCTCGGCATTCTGGAAACCGACTGGGCCGAGAACCGCGCCAAGATCCCGCAGGACATGATCCGCTCGACTATCGGCAAGCTGTTCGACGGCCTGTACTCCACGGGCGAACGCGACAAGTTCCGCACACGCCTGGAGCGCAACCCCAAGGGCGGCACCAACATCTACGTGAGCCATCGAGGCATGATCGAGGTCTACAGCAACCAGCAGAAGGACGCCACGATGTGGCAGCCGCGCCCGGTCGACCCGGAGCTTGAGGCCGAATTCCTGCGCCGCATGATGGTCAAGCTCGGCGTGAGTGAAGCCCAGTCGAAGGCCGCCGCAGCTGCTGCGCAGACCACCCCGCTCGCACCATCGGTCAAGGTGACCAACGCGAACGGCGTGCCCGTTATCCAGCTCGACGAAGGTTTCGATCGTGCATGGCGCCGCGTCGGCCTGTCGCTGGACCGCACCGGCTTCACGGTCGAGGATCGCAACCGTGCGGAAGGCGTGTACTACGTGCGCTATGTCGCACCCGATCCGAACAAGAAGGAACAAGGCTTCTTCAGCAAGCTGTTCAAGGGTGCACCGGATGCCGTTCCGCCGCTCAAGTACCGCGTCGTCGTCCGCAGCGAAGCATCGCAGAGCGTGGTGACGGTCCTGAATGCCGCCGGCGCACCGGAAACCTCGGCCAATGCCGAGCGCATCCTGCGCGTGCTGGCCGACGACATGAAGTAA
- a CDS encoding glycine zipper 2TM domain-containing protein: MRAPRRIASISGALALAGLLSACAYQDPYGGGYPPPPPQPTAGYGGGYQQPDQNVAEYGVLRNIEAQPRTYQRGSTSGVGAVLGAVVGGVLGNQIGGGLGRAAATAAGAVGGAYAGNALEGRTAPSGEVGGLYRLIIQLDRGGERIYDVPDPGDLRPGDRVRMVNGQISRY; this comes from the coding sequence ATGCGTGCACCTCGACGAATCGCCTCCATCTCAGGCGCGCTGGCGCTGGCAGGGCTGCTCAGCGCCTGCGCCTACCAGGATCCCTATGGCGGGGGATATCCTCCACCTCCGCCGCAGCCCACCGCCGGCTACGGTGGCGGATATCAGCAACCCGACCAGAACGTGGCCGAATATGGCGTCCTGAGGAACATCGAGGCCCAGCCTCGTACCTATCAGCGGGGCTCCACGTCCGGCGTGGGGGCCGTTCTCGGCGCCGTGGTCGGTGGTGTGCTGGGCAATCAGATTGGTGGCGGGCTGGGACGCGCCGCAGCCACTGCGGCTGGCGCCGTGGGTGGCGCCTACGCAGGCAATGCACTGGAAGGGCGCACGGCCCCGAGTGGCGAGGTGGGCGGTCTCTACCGCCTGATCATCCAGCTCGACCGCGGCGGCGAACGTATCTATGACGTGCCGGATCCCGGCGATCTGCGCCCCGGCGATCGCGTGCGCATGGTCAACGGGCAGATCTCGCGCTATTGA
- a CDS encoding JmjC domain-containing protein has protein sequence MDVQKITPLLGGMSPAQFMRKHWHRKPLLVRQAIPGFMAPIPRAELFELAGQEGVESRLIQQKKTGWSLQHGPFQRRALPSLGTPEWTLLVQGVDLHHAAGRALLDEFRFVPEARLDDLMISYASDGGGVGPHFDSYDVFLLQAHGRRRWRIGRQRDPSLVEGMPVKILANFEPEEEYVLEPGDMLYLPPRWAHYGIAEGECMTYSIGFRSAQRDELARETLLRIADALGESEGSPIYRDPGQEAVDAPGQVPPALQEFAREGVMRALAQGQVLERALGEALTEPKGNVWFDPPEDEPDLTQLGIELDRRSRMMYDEKHVYINGESYRASGRDAALMRTLANERRLSARELAKASDEALSLLESWFDDGWVRALTQG, from the coding sequence ATGGATGTTCAGAAAATCACCCCCTTGCTGGGCGGCATGTCGCCGGCCCAGTTCATGCGCAAGCACTGGCACAGGAAGCCGCTGCTGGTGCGCCAGGCCATCCCCGGGTTCATGGCGCCGATTCCGCGCGCCGAGCTGTTCGAGCTGGCAGGGCAGGAGGGCGTCGAGTCCCGCCTGATCCAGCAGAAGAAGACCGGCTGGTCGCTCCAGCATGGACCCTTCCAGCGCCGCGCCTTGCCTTCGCTCGGCACGCCTGAATGGACGCTGCTGGTCCAGGGCGTTGACCTGCACCATGCCGCCGGCCGTGCGTTGCTGGACGAATTCCGTTTCGTTCCCGAGGCGCGCCTGGATGACCTGATGATCAGCTATGCGAGCGATGGCGGCGGGGTCGGTCCGCATTTCGACAGCTACGACGTATTCCTTCTGCAGGCGCATGGCAGGCGCCGCTGGCGCATCGGCCGCCAGCGCGATCCGTCGCTGGTCGAGGGTATGCCGGTGAAGATCCTCGCGAACTTCGAGCCCGAGGAGGAATACGTCCTGGAGCCGGGCGACATGCTGTACCTGCCCCCCCGCTGGGCGCACTACGGCATTGCCGAGGGCGAATGCATGACGTACTCGATCGGCTTTCGCTCCGCCCAGCGTGACGAGCTGGCACGCGAGACGCTGCTGCGCATCGCGGATGCGCTCGGCGAGTCGGAGGGTTCTCCGATCTACCGCGATCCCGGCCAGGAGGCCGTCGATGCGCCGGGCCAGGTGCCGCCCGCGCTGCAGGAGTTCGCCCGTGAGGGCGTGATGCGTGCGCTCGCTCAGGGGCAGGTGCTCGAGCGGGCCCTGGGCGAGGCGCTGACCGAGCCCAAGGGCAATGTCTGGTTCGATCCACCGGAGGACGAGCCGGACCTGACGCAGCTCGGCATCGAGCTCGATCGCCGCAGCCGCATGATGTATGACGAGAAGCATGTGTACATCAATGGTGAAAGCTACCGGGCCTCGGGCCGCGATGCCGCGCTGATGCGCACGCTGGCCAACGAGCGCAGGCTTTCCGCGCGCGAGCTTGCCAAGGCCAGCGATGAGGCTTTGTCCCTGCTGGAGTCCTGGTTCGATGACGGCTGGGTGCGCGCGTTGACGCAGGGCTGA
- the dut gene encoding dUTP diphosphatase, giving the protein MKIDVKVLDPRMADQLPAYATPGSAGLDLRACLDAPLTLAPNAWQLVPTGIAIHLRDPGYAALILPRSGLGHKHGIVLGNLVGLIDSDYQGQLMVSAWNRSDVAFTLQPMERLAQLVIVPVMQAQFNVVAEFDTASERGEGGYGSTGKH; this is encoded by the coding sequence GTGAAGATTGATGTGAAAGTTCTCGATCCGCGCATGGCGGATCAATTGCCCGCCTACGCAACGCCCGGCAGCGCCGGCCTTGACCTGCGGGCCTGCCTCGATGCTCCGCTCACGCTGGCGCCCAATGCGTGGCAGCTGGTGCCCACCGGCATCGCGATCCACCTGCGTGATCCAGGTTATGCCGCACTGATCCTGCCGCGCTCGGGCCTGGGCCACAAGCACGGCATCGTGCTGGGCAACCTGGTGGGCCTGATCGACAGCGACTACCAGGGCCAGCTCATGGTGAGCGCCTGGAACCGCAGCGATGTGGCCTTCACATTGCAGCCAATGGAGCGCCTGGCGCAGCTCGTCATCGTGCCTGTGATGCAGGCGCAGTTCAATGTGGTGGCCGAGTTCGACACTGCGAGCGAGCGCGGCGAGGGCGGGTACGGATCCACCGGGAAACACTGA
- a CDS encoding efflux transporter outer membrane subunit codes for MRQRRRTTNAQARAAMLACVVWLTGCASVGGPSVGTPPALPPQWTGEAEGRSQVSVAVGVEAGVADDWWRAFGSVELDALVARAAAENQDVAAATARVRQADALARQAGAALLPALNASLSANREARLGGSAQASGNQWGAGLAASYEIDFWGRHGAGARAAEAQRQASLFDRDTLTLSVSAGVADMWLRWHALHERQRIAHDSLANSERLLRWLEARARAGSASALELAQQRGLVAQRRRDIASLAQEMAAAHGALSLLLGEPIDARRLASGDGNVWNALAEPSIGAGLPSQLLVRRPDIARAEARLAAADANVEAARAAMLPSFTLRAGVATGGSRPGALFDNPLYTLAAGLAAPIFDAGRLRAGADLAQAQRDELLADYHRSIVAAWTDADVALQSVAYLQEQSLAHAQVLAEAERALAWAERRYAAGAETLLLLLDAQRTLHAAQDGAVQLKQARLQARVAVYKALGGGWTAPR; via the coding sequence ATGCGGCAACGACGACGGACAACGAATGCACAGGCCCGCGCAGCCATGCTGGCGTGCGTGGTGTGGCTGACCGGATGTGCCTCGGTCGGCGGGCCATCGGTGGGCACGCCGCCTGCGCTTCCCCCGCAATGGACGGGCGAGGCCGAGGGCCGTTCGCAGGTGAGCGTGGCTGTGGGCGTCGAGGCGGGCGTGGCAGACGATTGGTGGAGGGCCTTCGGCAGTGTCGAGCTGGATGCGCTGGTGGCGCGCGCGGCCGCGGAGAACCAGGATGTGGCCGCGGCCACTGCGCGCGTGAGGCAGGCCGATGCGCTTGCGCGGCAGGCCGGGGCGGCGTTGCTTCCTGCACTGAACGCATCGCTCTCCGCGAACCGTGAGGCGCGCCTGGGCGGCAGTGCGCAGGCGTCCGGCAACCAGTGGGGCGCAGGCCTGGCGGCAAGCTACGAGATCGACTTCTGGGGGCGCCATGGTGCCGGGGCCAGGGCGGCCGAGGCACAGCGACAGGCCAGCCTGTTCGACAGGGATACGCTGACGCTGAGCGTCAGTGCGGGCGTGGCCGACATGTGGCTGCGGTGGCATGCACTGCACGAGAGGCAACGCATCGCGCACGACAGCCTTGCGAACTCCGAGCGCCTTCTGCGCTGGCTCGAGGCGCGGGCGCGGGCCGGATCGGCCTCTGCGCTCGAGCTTGCGCAGCAGCGCGGCCTGGTGGCGCAGCGTCGGCGCGACATTGCGAGTTTGGCGCAGGAGATGGCAGCGGCCCACGGCGCCCTGTCGCTCCTGCTGGGCGAGCCCATCGACGCGAGGCGCCTTGCTTCCGGCGATGGGAACGTCTGGAACGCCCTGGCCGAGCCCTCCATCGGTGCGGGTCTGCCATCGCAACTGCTCGTGCGACGTCCCGACATTGCTCGCGCGGAGGCCCGGCTGGCCGCGGCCGACGCCAACGTCGAGGCGGCGCGCGCCGCGATGCTGCCGTCGTTCACGCTGCGCGCCGGCGTTGCCACGGGCGGCAGCCGCCCGGGCGCCCTGTTCGACAACCCGCTCTACACACTGGCAGCCGGGCTTGCAGCCCCGATCTTCGATGCGGGCCGCCTGCGGGCCGGGGCCGACCTGGCGCAGGCGCAGCGCGACGAACTGCTTGCCGACTACCACCGCAGCATCGTCGCGGCATGGACGGATGCGGATGTTGCTCTGCAGTCCGTGGCGTACCTGCAGGAGCAAAGCCTGGCGCATGCGCAGGTGCTGGCGGAAGCCGAACGCGCTCTGGCATGGGCGGAGCGCCGGTATGCCGCCGGAGCCGAAACGCTGCTCCTGCTGCTGGACGCGCAGCGCACGCTCCATGCCGCGCAGGATGGGGCGGTGCAGCTCAAGCAGGCCCGCCTGCAGGCGCGGGTTGCGGTCTACAAGGCCCTTGGCGGAGGGTGGACCGCGCCGCGATGA
- the dapA gene encoding 4-hydroxy-tetrahydrodipicolinate synthase has translation MTSPSAPLTGSIVALVTPMHKDGSVDYPTLRKLIDWHIAEGTACLGVVGTTGESPTVNVEEHCEIIRVSVEQAAGRVPVMAGCGANSTAEAIELAKFAKSVGADSQLQVVPYYNKPTQEGQYQHFKTIAETVGDLPMYLYNVPGRSVADMHHETVMRLAQVPGIVGIKEATGNIERAQWLIREKPAHFSVYSGDDPTAVALMLCGGQGNISVTANVAPRLMAELCKAAIAGDVRKAMEIQFRLLPVHKNLFVEANPIPVKWAMERMGLCGGTLRLPMTTMSQGNEAVVEAALRAAGLLG, from the coding sequence ATGACTTCTCCCAGCGCTCCCCTGACCGGCAGCATCGTTGCCCTGGTCACTCCCATGCACAAGGACGGCAGTGTGGACTACCCCACCCTGCGCAAACTGATCGACTGGCACATCGCCGAAGGCACGGCCTGCCTTGGCGTCGTCGGTACCACCGGCGAGTCCCCCACAGTGAATGTGGAAGAGCACTGCGAGATCATCCGCGTGTCCGTCGAGCAAGCCGCCGGCCGCGTCCCCGTGATGGCCGGCTGCGGCGCCAACTCCACCGCGGAGGCGATCGAGCTTGCCAAGTTCGCCAAGAGCGTGGGTGCCGACAGCCAGCTGCAGGTCGTGCCCTACTACAACAAGCCGACGCAAGAAGGCCAGTACCAGCACTTCAAGACCATCGCCGAGACCGTGGGCGACCTGCCGATGTACCTGTACAACGTGCCCGGCCGCTCGGTGGCCGACATGCACCATGAAACCGTGATGCGCCTGGCCCAGGTGCCCGGCATCGTCGGCATCAAGGAAGCCACCGGCAACATCGAGCGCGCGCAGTGGCTGATCCGTGAAAAGCCCGCACATTTCTCCGTCTACTCCGGTGACGACCCGACCGCCGTGGCGCTCATGCTCTGCGGTGGACAGGGCAACATCAGCGTGACAGCCAACGTGGCACCACGTCTGATGGCCGAGCTGTGCAAGGCTGCGATCGCAGGCGATGTCCGCAAGGCCATGGAGATCCAGTTCAGGCTTCTGCCGGTGCACAAGAACCTTTTCGTGGAAGCCAACCCCATCCCCGTGAAGTGGGCCATGGAGCGCATGGGCCTGTGCGGCGGCACGCTGCGCCTGCCGATGACGACCATGAGCCAGGGCAACGAAGCGGTGGTGGAGGCTGCCCTGCGTGCGGCGGGCCTGCTCGGCTGA
- a CDS encoding FKBP-type peptidyl-prolyl cis-trans isomerase, with translation MEITQQCVVALTWELKDTLGDELDVLDEPVEFLVGGDDLLTRIDEALQGHKVGDELQLHLEPEEAFGEYQENLIFLEPRDKFPPDIEEGMTFDGTALPEGLSPGMPKDALYTVAQIYPEHVVLDGNHPLAGIALRIKLKIHAIREATEDEVGRGSAGTGFFRIQPMAPGSDTVH, from the coding sequence ATGGAAATCACTCAACAATGTGTTGTCGCACTGACCTGGGAGCTCAAGGATACGCTGGGCGATGAGCTGGACGTTCTCGACGAACCGGTCGAATTTCTCGTCGGTGGAGACGATCTGCTCACCCGTATCGATGAAGCCCTGCAGGGTCACAAAGTCGGCGATGAGCTGCAATTACACCTCGAACCCGAAGAAGCCTTCGGTGAATATCAGGAAAACTTGATCTTTCTGGAACCCAGGGACAAGTTTCCGCCCGACATCGAAGAGGGAATGACCTTCGACGGCACTGCCCTTCCCGAAGGTCTTTCGCCCGGCATGCCCAAGGATGCGCTGTACACAGTGGCGCAGATCTATCCGGAGCATGTGGTGCTGGACGGCAATCATCCGCTCGCCGGCATTGCGCTGCGCATCAAGCTGAAGATCCACGCCATCCGCGAAGCCACCGAGGACGAGGTCGGCCGGGGCTCTGCGGGCACCGGCTTCTTCCGCATCCAGCCCATGGCACCCGGCAGCGACACGGTTCACTAG
- a CDS encoding MBL fold metallo-hydrolase: MLRFKSLGSGSSGNSTIVEGRSGHSTRRLLVDCGLGIRITAERLGEAGLGIQQIDGIFITHEHSDHVGCMATLALRHGIPVWMSRGTYEAIGEPDLHGLLRITAHGESIDLGAMEVLPFAVPHDAREPLHLRVSDGARHIALLTDLGHASLAVAPYIADCDALLIEANHDSEMLRNGRYPAFLKRRIGGDHGHLANEQTAQLLQFVDRDRLQRVVAAHLSKENNLPKLARQALATALGRDAADIDVALQKSGSCWVQVGN; the protein is encoded by the coding sequence ATGCTTCGCTTCAAGAGCCTGGGCAGTGGCAGCTCGGGCAACTCCACCATCGTCGAAGGCCGCAGCGGCCACTCCACCAGGAGACTGCTGGTGGATTGCGGCCTCGGAATCCGCATCACCGCCGAGCGCCTGGGCGAAGCGGGCCTCGGGATACAGCAGATCGATGGCATCTTCATCACGCATGAACACTCCGACCATGTCGGCTGCATGGCGACGCTCGCGTTACGCCACGGCATTCCCGTCTGGATGAGCCGCGGAACCTATGAGGCGATCGGTGAGCCCGATCTTCATGGCCTTCTGCGCATCACGGCACATGGCGAGAGCATCGACCTGGGGGCCATGGAGGTCCTGCCGTTTGCCGTGCCACATGACGCCCGGGAGCCGCTGCACCTGCGCGTGAGCGATGGGGCACGGCATATCGCGCTGCTCACCGACCTCGGACACGCCAGTCTCGCGGTCGCGCCCTACATTGCGGACTGCGACGCGTTGCTCATCGAAGCCAATCACGACAGTGAGATGCTGCGCAATGGCCGCTACCCCGCGTTTCTCAAGCGGCGCATCGGCGGTGACCATGGCCATCTGGCCAATGAGCAGACCGCGCAACTGCTCCAGTTCGTGGACAGGGACAGGCTTCAGCGCGTGGTGGCAGCGCATTTGAGCAAGGAGAACAACCTGCCCAAACTGGCCCGACAGGCACTCGCCACCGCCCTGGGACGCGATGCAGCCGACATCGACGTGGCGTTGCAGAAATCCGGCTCATGCTGGGTCCAGGTCGGCAACTGA